The uncultured Desulfobulbus sp. genome window below encodes:
- a CDS encoding response regulator: MVDDIAEQREIASTILTELGYKVTTVESGEQAIALARKEHFDLLLLDMILGEGIDGLETYRSIKELVPGQAAIITSGFSETTRISEAIRIGVGRYIKKPYMINTLGMAIRQELDK; the protein is encoded by the coding sequence GTGGTTGACGATATTGCCGAGCAACGGGAAATTGCATCAACCATCCTCACAGAGCTTGGGTACAAAGTTACAACCGTTGAAAGTGGGGAACAGGCGATTGCCCTTGCACGCAAAGAACACTTTGACCTTCTACTCCTGGATATGATTCTGGGTGAGGGCATAGATGGGTTAGAAACCTATCGCAGTATCAAGGAACTCGTCCCTGGCCAGGCAGCAATTATCACCAGTGGTTTTTCCGAAACCACCCGAATTAGTGAAGCAATTCGCATAGGCGTAGGTCGATATATTAAAAAGCCGTATATGATTAATACCCTTGGGATGGCTATTCGCCAGGAGCTCGATAAATAA
- the nifA gene encoding nif-specific transcriptional activator NifA — protein sequence MNTNPPSCDPSIDASSTAALEVQALYNIVNLIGSAVHLDTALSSVLKVLHDTLRMERATLALLDETGRHLTIRASYGLSVEEEQRGVYGLNEGIYGQVFSTGSPFVVPDVHSEPLFLNRTGSRPRISKTKISFIGVPVMLSGAAVGVLSVDRLFDSDISFEEDVRFLTVLSTLIAQFLSLNRAIRQDREQLVQENLSLKEKLHGRYHRHQIIGQSKAMQEVYWSIERVAPSSATVLLLGESGTGKELVARAVHDASPRKNEAFIKLNCAALPENLLESELFGHEKGAFTGAVVARIGRFEQADHGTIFLDEIGELPLLLQAKLLRVLQEQQFERLGGSRTLNVDVRIIAATNVSLERAVALGTFRNDLYYRLNVVPINLPPLRKRRDDIPLLLDHFLRSSNKRNEKHLRMSREFLDFLTDYNWPGNVRELQNLVERMVILASGDVLTVEELPEYMTSPDSGRIPPAMETVLPSMAPPQAATPQPAGRKSLKDLEREQVESALIRNGWVQSRAARELGLTQRQMGYRMKKFNLHRPEF from the coding sequence ATGAATACAAATCCACCATCCTGTGATCCTTCCATAGACGCAAGCAGTACAGCCGCTCTGGAAGTGCAGGCACTGTACAATATCGTTAATCTTATCGGATCGGCCGTGCATCTCGATACGGCGCTTTCTTCTGTGTTGAAGGTACTGCATGATACCCTGCGTATGGAGCGGGCGACCCTGGCCTTGCTCGATGAGACAGGGCGACACCTGACCATTCGAGCATCCTATGGGTTAAGTGTCGAGGAAGAACAGCGCGGCGTTTATGGCCTGAACGAAGGGATTTACGGACAGGTGTTCAGTACCGGTTCTCCTTTTGTGGTTCCCGATGTCCATAGCGAACCCTTATTTTTAAACCGAACCGGATCTCGTCCCAGAATTTCAAAAACCAAAATTTCCTTCATCGGCGTGCCGGTCATGCTGTCCGGGGCCGCAGTCGGTGTATTGAGTGTGGATCGGCTCTTTGATTCGGACATCTCCTTTGAAGAAGATGTGCGTTTTCTGACAGTTCTCTCGACCTTGATCGCCCAGTTTCTAAGTCTCAATCGGGCCATTCGCCAGGATAGGGAACAACTGGTTCAGGAAAATTTGAGCCTAAAAGAGAAACTGCATGGGCGCTACCACCGGCATCAGATTATTGGCCAGTCAAAGGCCATGCAGGAAGTTTACTGGTCCATTGAGCGGGTTGCGCCTTCAAGTGCCACTGTTCTACTCTTAGGGGAATCGGGCACGGGAAAAGAGCTGGTCGCTCGCGCCGTACATGATGCCAGCCCTCGTAAAAATGAGGCATTTATCAAGTTGAACTGTGCGGCTCTGCCGGAAAATCTTTTGGAAAGTGAACTTTTTGGTCATGAAAAAGGCGCTTTTACTGGTGCGGTTGTGGCCCGTATCGGTCGCTTTGAACAGGCAGATCACGGAACGATTTTTCTTGATGAAATAGGTGAGCTTCCCCTGCTGTTGCAGGCTAAATTACTGCGGGTGTTGCAGGAACAGCAGTTTGAACGTCTGGGCGGTTCACGCACTCTCAACGTGGATGTGCGGATTATTGCAGCAACCAATGTCAGCCTTGAACGGGCAGTTGCTCTGGGAACTTTTCGAAATGACTTGTATTATCGTTTGAACGTCGTGCCAATTAATCTGCCGCCGCTCCGTAAACGTCGTGACGACATACCTCTTCTGCTCGATCACTTTCTCCGCTCCAGTAACAAACGAAACGAAAAACATTTACGAATGTCACGAGAGTTTCTAGATTTTCTCACTGACTATAACTGGCCGGGGAATGTTCGTGAGTTGCAGAACTTGGTTGAACGAATGGTTATTCTGGCCAGTGGTGATGTGCTCACTGTGGAAGAATTGCCAGAGTATATGACCAGCCCCGATTCCGGCCGAATTCCCCCGGCCATGGAAACCGTGTTGCCCTCAATGGCTCCACCCCAGGCTGCAACCCCCCAGCCAGCAGGGAGAAAGTCTCTGAAGGATCTTGAACGGGAACAGGTGGAATCCGCCCTGATTCGAAATGGATGGGTACAGTCACGAGCAGCGCGGGAGTTGGGGTTGACTCAGCGGCAAATGGGATACCGGATGAAAAAGTTTAATCTACATCGTCCTGAATTTTAA
- a CDS encoding 3'-5' exonuclease, whose product MLVSCEPLGSKGRPSGGKKISKEAINELPLARWQGAVQLVSTTDDVEQAVKTLQNCPILGFDTETRPAFKKGQKFKPSLLQLATDETVFLFQLQSTGLPESLRALLETSAIIKAGVAPDFDLLNLQTIAAFTPAGFIDLAQMARLRNIRNQGLRGLAALICGVRISKTARTSNWSKPELTPQQIHYAATDAWISRELYLHLQELPQSPKER is encoded by the coding sequence GTGTTAGTCAGCTGTGAACCACTGGGCTCCAAAGGACGCCCCAGCGGTGGAAAAAAAATCAGTAAAGAGGCTATAAACGAACTCCCTCTGGCCAGATGGCAGGGAGCCGTTCAACTCGTATCAACGACGGATGACGTAGAGCAGGCAGTCAAAACCTTGCAAAACTGTCCCATCCTTGGCTTTGACACGGAAACCCGTCCAGCCTTTAAAAAAGGGCAAAAATTCAAACCAAGTCTGCTTCAGCTGGCAACCGATGAGACTGTCTTTCTGTTCCAACTGCAATCAACCGGACTGCCTGAATCTCTGCGAGCTCTCCTGGAGACAAGCGCTATTATCAAAGCTGGCGTTGCCCCGGATTTCGACCTCCTCAATCTTCAGACGATAGCCGCTTTCACACCGGCAGGCTTCATTGACCTGGCTCAGATGGCTCGGCTGCGCAATATCCGTAACCAGGGGTTACGTGGCCTGGCAGCGCTGATCTGTGGGGTCCGCATTTCAAAAACCGCCCGCACCTCGAACTGGTCCAAGCCGGAGCTGACTCCCCAACAGATTCACTATGCGGCTACCGATGCCTGGATAAGCCGAGAACTCTACCTGCATCTGCAGGAATTGCCCCAATCCCCAAAAGAACGCTGA
- a CDS encoding YgjV family protein translates to MSSFALSQVLVGVAICFDLISFQCKQRQHIVACLCCSCSLIALHFALLGIWTAMGLAFLAAVRLGVSYFTTSKKVMLVFIGGSLLLALCTYGGGLSVLSCLGAVLGTIGSFCAEDRRLRQVMMGATTTWLVHNMLAGSPTAVLMEGLFLVSNLLGYYRYYLRRVV, encoded by the coding sequence ATGTCTTCTTTTGCTCTTTCCCAGGTCTTGGTTGGCGTTGCCATCTGTTTTGATCTGATCTCCTTCCAATGTAAGCAGCGGCAGCATATTGTCGCCTGTCTCTGCTGTTCCTGCAGCCTGATCGCGCTTCATTTTGCCCTCCTTGGCATCTGGACCGCCATGGGGCTCGCCTTTCTTGCAGCTGTCCGTTTGGGTGTCAGCTATTTCACCACCTCGAAAAAGGTTATGTTGGTTTTTATCGGTGGGAGCCTGCTGCTGGCTTTGTGTACCTATGGCGGGGGACTGAGTGTGCTGAGTTGCCTGGGGGCGGTGCTGGGGACAATCGGATCTTTTTGTGCCGAAGATAGGCGGTTGCGCCAGGTAATGATGGGAGCGACCACTACGTGGCTCGTGCATAACATGCTGGCTGGATCACCAACTGCAGTGCTGATGGAGGGGCTCTTTCTTGTGAGCAACCTCCTTGGATACTATCGGTATTATCTGCGTAGAGTGGTGTAG
- a CDS encoding glucokinase yields MLLAGDIGATKTVLALYEAWPGLPIRQQRFLNVEYDSFLPLVAEFLSPCDLRPEYGCLGVAGPVVSQTVQLTNLNWTLDAEELCRLLGMKQLHLINDLVATGFGALQLPTADLLLIQPGKAAPKEVQAVLAPGSGLGEGFLLPWQDAFLPCASEGGHASFAPRNELQAELLAFMRQEHEHVSVEQVCSGLALPDLFAFMDTRLPSPRWLAEMLTQAQDKTPIIIAAALESMDGGRPCQVAEETLQLFFDILADEAANLVLKTLAFGGLFLGGGLAARLHGAMDVDRFCRIFARGTYQKRLAQVPIRLILNPETALIGAAAYGAQAVSA; encoded by the coding sequence ATGCTGCTTGCCGGAGATATCGGGGCGACCAAGACTGTCCTCGCGCTCTATGAAGCCTGGCCGGGGCTCCCTATACGCCAGCAACGTTTTCTAAACGTTGAGTACGATTCATTCTTGCCCCTTGTCGCTGAATTTCTCTCCCCGTGTGATCTACGGCCTGAATACGGCTGCCTTGGTGTGGCAGGTCCCGTGGTGAGTCAAACAGTGCAGTTGACCAATCTGAACTGGACTCTGGATGCAGAAGAACTCTGCCGTCTGCTTGGGATGAAGCAGCTCCACCTGATCAACGATCTCGTGGCCACAGGATTTGGTGCCCTCCAGTTGCCCACAGCCGATCTCCTGCTCATTCAGCCTGGAAAGGCTGCTCCAAAGGAGGTGCAAGCAGTACTTGCCCCGGGAAGCGGTCTTGGAGAGGGGTTCCTGCTGCCCTGGCAGGATGCCTTCCTGCCCTGTGCCTCGGAAGGGGGGCATGCAAGTTTTGCCCCCAGAAACGAACTGCAGGCGGAGTTACTCGCCTTTATGCGTCAAGAGCACGAACATGTCTCGGTGGAGCAGGTCTGCTCCGGGCTTGCCTTGCCCGATCTGTTTGCCTTCATGGACACCCGCCTGCCGTCCCCCCGTTGGTTGGCTGAAATGCTGACTCAGGCGCAGGATAAAACGCCGATCATCATTGCTGCGGCTTTGGAATCCATGGATGGAGGTCGGCCCTGTCAGGTCGCGGAGGAGACCCTGCAGCTCTTTTTTGACATTCTAGCCGACGAGGCAGCCAATCTGGTGTTGAAAACTCTGGCCTTTGGAGGGCTTTTTCTGGGAGGCGGACTCGCAGCCCGTCTTCATGGAGCCATGGATGTGGATCGCTTTTGTCGAATCTTTGCTCGAGGCACCTATCAAAAGCGGCTTGCGCAGGTGCCCATACGGCTTATTCTCAATCCGGAGACTGCCCTGATCGGGGCCGCAGCCTATGGGGCGCAGGCCGTGTCTGCCTGA
- a CDS encoding NYN domain-containing protein has translation MLKTAIYVDAENIKMSGGYGMRYDVLVDLANNHNSVMLRANCYLAEDHERTQRDSEYRQKVYSYHNILRQCGFKIIKKFVRRFKDEDGNITTKANADMDLAIDALLQARNLDRIILLTGDGDFLRLIVALQNMGCRVEVIGFHNVNKELREVADSYISGFLVPGLLPIAGAHGDNGEQWQRGTVANFNQDRGFGFFRYYRLENNCLESETVFFHLSKSTLGSDHFFQEPHRIFEFRVVENPANNNRSEAWDIRLIKEN, from the coding sequence ATGCTCAAAACAGCCATTTACGTTGATGCAGAAAATATTAAAATGAGCGGTGGCTACGGCATGCGCTATGATGTGCTTGTCGATCTGGCCAATAACCATAATTCAGTCATGCTGCGAGCCAACTGCTACCTGGCCGAGGATCACGAGCGGACCCAGCGTGACAGCGAATATAGGCAAAAAGTCTATTCCTATCACAATATCCTCCGTCAATGTGGTTTTAAGATTATTAAAAAATTTGTGCGTCGCTTTAAAGACGAGGATGGCAATATCACCACTAAAGCGAATGCCGATATGGACCTGGCCATTGACGCCCTGCTCCAGGCCCGCAACCTTGATCGGATTATTCTCCTGACCGGGGATGGTGATTTCCTCCGCCTGATAGTGGCGCTGCAGAATATGGGCTGCCGGGTAGAGGTCATCGGCTTTCACAATGTGAATAAAGAGTTACGCGAGGTGGCAGACTCCTATATCTCAGGTTTTCTTGTCCCCGGCTTATTGCCCATTGCGGGTGCCCATGGGGATAATGGTGAGCAATGGCAGCGGGGAACGGTGGCCAACTTTAACCAGGATCGCGGTTTTGGATTTTTCCGCTACTATCGCCTGGAAAATAACTGCCTGGAGTCAGAAACCGTCTTTTTCCATCTCTCCAAATCCACCCTCGGCTCTGATCATTTCTTTCAGGAGCCTCACCGGATTTTTGAATTTCGGGTTGTAGAGAATCCAGCCAACAACAACCGTTCGGAAGCCTGGGATATTCGCCTGATCAAGGAGAACTGA
- the guaA gene encoding glutamine-hydrolyzing GMP synthase: protein MSTHTQKIIILDFGSQTTQLIARRIREQKVYSEIHPYTLELERLKAMQPTGIILSGGPASVYDDDAPISDPGVYELGVPVLGICYGAQLMTVQQGGRVEKAEKREFGKAELTVEYTGGLFAGMEIAPAHHQVWMSHGDRIEELAPGFVVSATSGHSPYAAIRHSEKPFVGVQFHPEVAHTLIGTDILRNFIFGLCDCTPDWTMHSFIDATVADIRAKVGSDKVICALSGGVDSSVVAAMVHRAIGNQLTCIYVNNGLMRTGESEAILRFFREKTDLNVIDVDASEYFLQQLDGIADPEEKRKRIGYGFIEIFEAEANKLGDVNYLAQGTLYPDVIESVVFRGKAPIKSHHNVGGLPERMKLALIEPLRELFKDEVRELGLELGLPEEAIYRQPFPGPGLGIRIMGGISGERLDILRQADVIVLEEMKDSGWYRKVWQSFAVLLPIQTVGVMGDGRTYEHVIALRCVDSRDAMTADWSQLPYDLLGRISNRIINEVRGVNRVVYDISSKPPSTIEWE from the coding sequence ATGTCTACGCATACGCAGAAAATCATCATTCTTGACTTTGGTTCGCAGACAACCCAGCTGATAGCGCGTCGTATCCGCGAGCAGAAAGTTTACAGCGAGATCCATCCTTACACACTGGAGCTTGAGCGGCTTAAAGCCATGCAACCCACCGGCATTATCCTCTCCGGCGGTCCGGCCAGTGTGTACGACGATGACGCGCCAATCAGCGATCCCGGTGTTTACGAGCTGGGCGTGCCGGTCCTGGGGATCTGTTATGGTGCCCAGCTGATGACCGTCCAGCAGGGGGGACGGGTTGAAAAGGCTGAGAAACGTGAGTTTGGTAAGGCCGAGCTCACAGTTGAATACACCGGCGGACTTTTTGCTGGAATGGAGATAGCTCCGGCCCATCACCAGGTCTGGATGAGCCACGGTGATCGTATCGAGGAATTGGCTCCGGGATTTGTGGTCTCGGCTACCAGTGGGCACTCCCCCTATGCCGCTATTCGGCACAGTGAAAAGCCTTTTGTCGGGGTTCAGTTTCATCCCGAGGTAGCGCACACCCTGATTGGTACCGATATTCTCCGCAATTTTATTTTTGGTCTCTGTGACTGTACGCCGGACTGGACCATGCATTCCTTTATCGATGCCACGGTTGCTGATATTCGGGCCAAGGTCGGATCGGATAAAGTCATCTGTGCCCTCTCTGGTGGTGTCGACTCCTCTGTGGTTGCGGCGATGGTCCATCGTGCCATCGGCAATCAACTGACCTGCATTTATGTCAATAACGGCCTGATGCGCACCGGTGAGTCGGAGGCTATTCTTCGTTTTTTTCGCGAGAAAACCGATCTCAATGTTATTGATGTTGATGCCAGCGAATATTTTCTCCAGCAGCTTGACGGTATTGCAGATCCTGAAGAGAAACGTAAACGTATCGGCTACGGTTTTATTGAAATCTTTGAGGCTGAGGCCAATAAGCTTGGTGATGTAAACTATCTGGCTCAGGGAACACTCTATCCGGATGTGATTGAGTCGGTCGTTTTCCGCGGGAAAGCACCCATCAAATCACATCACAATGTGGGCGGTTTACCTGAACGAATGAAACTGGCCTTAATTGAACCGCTGCGTGAACTGTTCAAAGATGAGGTGCGTGAGCTTGGCTTGGAACTTGGGTTGCCGGAGGAGGCCATTTATCGTCAGCCTTTCCCCGGACCGGGGCTTGGCATCCGTATTATGGGCGGAATCAGTGGAGAGCGGCTTGACATTCTTCGCCAGGCCGATGTAATCGTGCTCGAGGAGATGAAGGACAGTGGCTGGTACCGTAAGGTCTGGCAGTCTTTTGCCGTCCTCCTGCCGATTCAGACGGTGGGCGTCATGGGCGATGGACGTACCTATGAGCATGTTATTGCCCTTCGTTGTGTGGACAGTCGTGATGCCATGACCGCGGACTGGTCGCAGCTCCCCTATGACCTGCTGGGACGTATCTCCAACCGCATTATCAACGAGGTCCGCGGCGTCAATCGTGTAGTCTACGATATCTCCTCCAAACCGCCGTCGACTATCGAATGGGAGTAA
- the guaB gene encoding IMP dehydrogenase, translating to MQQKTIPSALTFDDVLLVPGASEVLPSQVSLKTRLTRKINLQSPLLSAAMDTVTEHQTAIAMAREGGVGIIHKNMSIKQQAREVERVKKSESGMIADPITVSPFQSVAEVQQIMRTYRISGLPVIEGDKLVGIVTNRDLRFVSDDGLRVNDVMTSKNLVTAPVGIDLPHCKALLHEHRIEKLLIVDENGRLKGLITIKDIEKIKQYPNAAKDGYGRLLAGAALGVSPDMMKRAEALVKASVDVVVLDSAHGHSAGILKALREVKASFPELQVIAGNIATPEGALALIESGADAVKVGVGPGSICTTRIVAGVGVPQLTALQNCVEAASKHNVPVIADGGVKFSGDVCKALGIGADAVMIGSLFAGTDETPGETFLYQGRKYKGYRGMGSIGAMREGSSDRYFQDKESSKLVPEGIEGKVPYRGPISEMVYQLLGGLRSGMGYVGAATIQELHEKAQFVQISTAGLRESHVHDVIITKEAPNYRTEGL from the coding sequence ATGCAGCAAAAAACTATTCCCTCGGCCCTGACTTTTGACGATGTCCTTCTGGTTCCAGGAGCTTCTGAAGTATTACCTTCCCAGGTTTCCTTGAAGACTCGTCTAACTCGTAAAATAAATCTCCAGTCGCCTCTTTTGAGTGCGGCTATGGATACAGTTACCGAGCACCAGACAGCAATCGCCATGGCCCGGGAAGGTGGAGTCGGAATTATCCACAAAAATATGTCGATCAAACAGCAGGCACGGGAGGTCGAGCGGGTTAAGAAATCTGAATCAGGGATGATTGCAGATCCCATCACGGTGAGTCCCTTTCAAAGTGTGGCTGAGGTGCAACAGATCATGCGCACCTACCGCATTTCAGGCCTCCCGGTTATTGAGGGTGATAAACTTGTCGGCATTGTGACCAACCGTGACCTTCGTTTCGTTTCCGATGATGGATTGCGGGTTAATGATGTCATGACTTCCAAAAATCTGGTGACCGCCCCGGTTGGTATTGATTTGCCCCACTGTAAGGCGCTGCTCCATGAGCATCGTATCGAAAAACTGTTAATCGTCGATGAAAATGGTCGCCTCAAGGGATTGATCACCATTAAAGATATCGAGAAAATCAAGCAATACCCTAATGCGGCCAAAGATGGATATGGCCGACTGTTAGCCGGTGCTGCCCTGGGGGTAAGCCCGGATATGATGAAGCGTGCTGAGGCACTGGTTAAGGCCAGTGTGGATGTGGTTGTGCTTGATTCAGCCCACGGCCATTCAGCGGGCATTCTTAAAGCGTTGCGTGAAGTGAAGGCAAGTTTTCCTGAGCTGCAGGTCATCGCCGGTAATATTGCTACTCCCGAAGGTGCTCTGGCGCTGATTGAGTCTGGCGCCGATGCCGTTAAAGTAGGTGTCGGACCTGGATCTATCTGTACCACCCGTATTGTCGCCGGTGTGGGGGTGCCCCAGTTGACGGCCCTTCAGAACTGTGTTGAGGCTGCCTCCAAACACAATGTTCCGGTTATTGCCGATGGTGGTGTGAAGTTCTCTGGAGATGTCTGCAAGGCTTTGGGGATCGGAGCTGATGCCGTCATGATCGGCTCCTTGTTTGCCGGTACCGATGAAACTCCCGGGGAAACCTTTCTCTACCAGGGCCGTAAATACAAGGGCTATCGTGGTATGGGCTCCATCGGTGCCATGCGTGAAGGGTCTTCCGACCGATATTTTCAGGATAAAGAGAGCAGTAAACTGGTTCCTGAGGGTATTGAAGGAAAGGTTCCCTATCGTGGACCGATTTCTGAGATGGTTTATCAGCTTCTTGGCGGCCTGCGCTCTGGTATGGGCTATGTTGGGGCAGCTACTATTCAGGAACTGCATGAGAAAGCGCAATTTGTCCAGATTTCCACTGCTGGCCTGCGCGAATCTCACGTTCATGATGTTATCATCACCAAGGAAGCTCCCAACTATCGGACTGAAGGTCTGTAA